Below is a window of Paramagnetospirillum magneticum AMB-1 DNA.
ACAGGGATTGAGGGGGCTTCGGGCGCCCCCTTCATCCAGCGCGGCCCATCGCCAAGGGTACTGATACCCCAGGTTCGCCGCACGGCATCCACATGACTGACGGCATCGGCCATTCCAAGTCCCTTGGAAGCGCCTTCGGCCTGTCCCTTGCTCATGGCGCTGGCCGCCTGTTGATCAACATCCCGTTCGATCAGACCGGATGCAAAGCGGCGCATCATCTCCCCCACCGCCGCACCGGGGCCACTCTCCATTGCCACGTCACCCAGGGCAGGACTGGCCGTCGCCTGCACGTCTGAACGGCGATAGCCAGGGACCGAGATGCCGCGCGGATTACCGTATGGAAACATGTCAGGGCACTCCCACAGACAGGATTGCGAAATGGCGGGATTGGATTTTCAGGAGCAGGTCACAGCGGCGGGCGTGGATAGCGGCTTGCTGATCCTGGGATAGCTGAGGCTGCCATATGGCCAAAAGCTCGGCAGCCTCACCTTCGAGGCAACCACCTGTCGCCTGTGTCAGCCAAGCCGCACCTTCAACAGCATCGGCTTGGCATCCGCGCCCAAGGAGGTACATTGTCCCAAGGATAGTCATCGCCTTGCGGTTTCCCGCCAAGGCTAGCCGTGAAGCTAGTCGGAACGCCTCATCATCCCGGCGGCCCAGCATCGCTTGACCAAGACGGTAAAGGGCTGAGGTGGCGAGCATTGCGACCGCGCTCATGCCTCGCCTCCCCATCCCATACCCGCACCCGATTGGCGGACTTGAAGAAGATAGGAAGCGCCCCAGAATTTCGGCCGCATTTTTGGCCACCCCAGGGGGTGGAGGGTGGATACCGAAAGGGGGGGGATACCCCCGGCCAACCTCCCAGCGGTCACCCCCAGGGAACACCCCTCCCCCCTACCTGCACCGGCCGGGGGGAAGCACTCGCCTCGGCGACGACGGAGGCCCCCGCCTCCCCTGGCCGGGTCGCCAGCAGCGCAGGCCAAGCCCACACCACCAAGGCCAAAGAGAGTGGCTGACGACAGCCCTGGCATGAAAGAAGCAACACCGGCGGCCTGAGCGCGCGGATGGGCCGCCGCTCGGCCCCAGGTGTAGCGGGCTTCGCGCACCAGATCCAGCGAGGTGCGCAGGTCCAGCGACGGCGCGGCCTCATAGCGGCCCGAACGCCGGATGGACCCGTTCGGCCCATGGAAGTTCTGCGATGCCTTGACGTCACCCGGAACCGATGGCCCTGCGGGTTGCGCCAGAGACAGGCATATTGAGAGACGAGAGTGAAGACGGGGAGGCGCTAAGTGCCGGGTCGGAAGGGTCTCCCGCGCGAGATGTTGCAGTCCCTCGCGGGGATACGTCCGGGGCACCTTATGATCAGCGCTCCCGAAGCCATTCCGGCCCGGCGCCGCCCAGAATAGCGCAGGTTGCCTTGCTGGCAAAGAACACCGGCGGCAGGACAATATCCTCCGGTATTTTACCGCATCGGCGGACCTCAGGGCATTTCGCCCTAATATTTTATTGCCCCTCACAGCTTGATGCCGTGACGAAGGCATAGCGCCTTGAGCTCGGAGACGAATGCGCCGTAATCAACCGCCTCTAAAGACATGTTTTGGTGGAAATAGCGCAGCCTAGCCTTTACGACTGAATGCACGGTCACGCCATGCTTCAGTGCCTCCCTTTCAAACAGGGCCATATCATCAACCCCGATATATACTCTTTGGGGCGTCCCACCCTTGACCGATACGCCATATGCCTTGGCAGGAAGGACCCGCCCCTTCGTGGCCGCAAGTTGGCGATTGGCCAGCTCGATTACGGAAACGTCGTCTCGCGCTGCCGTGCGGCGTAGGGCCGAGACGATTTCGGGCTCCAACCAAACCTGGATCGTGCCGCCATCGACCTTTTGCCCCACCCGGTTTGTGAGGCGGTTTGTGTCGATACTGGCCCATGGTGTTGATTTCATTTATATATCCTCCAATCAAACAACTTACCAAACCACCAAACCACCAAACCGCTACCCCCCTATACGTGCGCGGGTACGCACCCGCGCGGGCGCATGCGCACCCGCACACATGTATGTCGTTCCCCGGTTTGGCGGTTTTGGCGGTTTGGTTGCTCATTGCTCGGTGCCGATACGACGCATTCCTCAGCTTTCCGGGAAGCAGCCAACCAACCCACGAAACAACCCATCCCCCCAAACCCGCGCTGCTTTTGATTGGACGCAAGGGGTCGGGGGCATCGGATGGGGATGACGGGGATGGATTGGAGGGGTTGACCTACCGACACCCCGAAATCCAGCTCGAAAGACGGGGCCGTGATCATGCCTCCGCCCTCACGGTGGCGGCCTGAATGTAGGCATCCAGATCCCGCAGGAAGTAGTAGACCCGCCCTCGAACTCGGACATAGCGAGGCCCCGCCTTTTGTACCGCCAGGTTGCAGAGCGTTCGGGCATTGAGGCCGAGATATTTGGCCGCGTTCTCTCGATCCATCCTGCCATCGGGCAGAACCACGACTTGGATGGTTTGGACTGCCGATGGGGTCGGGGGCGCTTGGTGGCGGACTGACGGGCTCATTGGTTGGCGCTCCGATCCATGCGGTCAACGCCCTGAAGTAGGCGTTCAAAGGCTGCGACCGGAACCAGTAGCTTTCGACCAATACGGAGGGTTGGAATCTCCCCCCGCTCCGCTGCGCGATAAGCGCTGTTTCGGCACAAGCCGAGAAGCTTTCCAGCCTCCGGGACCGACATAACCTTGCGCATATCCATGACCTGAGCCCCAAGATATAGAACCAGTTTTGGTTCTATTCCCGCAGCCCAGATCCTGTCAACACCCATATGGAACCATATTTGGTTTCAGAAACCAATTGCGGTCCTATTTCGTCCCATGTTATGACAAGGCGTCATTGACGGAGAAACGCGACCATGCCCCGCCACCGCAACGCAGATGAGAGCTCACAACTTATTATTCGGCAGAATAAAAGATCAAAAAAGGCGGAGAATTCTGAGACTGGTGAGCCGAACTTCAAGCTTCGCCTCAAAGAACCAATTCGAGACGCCTTGGAGAGGAGCGCCAACAGGCGGGGCATATCCATGAATTCAGAGGCATCAGAGCGCCTCGAAAGCGCATTCTTTACAGAGGAAGTTATTAATTTCTTTTTTCGTAGCGGAACATCAATAGAGGAAGTTCTTATACTCAGGCGCTATCTTGTGGCACTGAAGCAATCCGTTGAGTTGGCTGGTGACATTCCAGAGCGATGCTGGGTTTATGCTCCGTTTGCGGGTTTCCCGCTCAATCTCGATGCGCTAGGAGAGGGCTGGCAGCAAGGCAACTTGGATGCAGCCGCCTTCGATATCCCCGGAATGGCTTTACGCATTCGGAGCGGAGTCATTTGCGCGGCCGCTGACGACATAGAACGCAATGGCCCCCCCATTCTGGCTGGACGATCTCAGGAGGGGGAGGAGCGCAAACAAGCCCTGCGCCTATGGCAGTTCAAGAAAGCATGCCGATTTCTCAACCTTGCTATCGAGCAAGATGCTGCTACCGAACTACTTCCACGGGGCACTGTTATCTACCTAGCAGCAAAGGAATTGGCTTGCGATCTAGGGCGGGGAGAGGCACCAGAAATTGAAGCCCTTGCAGCCATGAAACTTACCTGACCCGAACCGGGTTCGACCTGGGTTGGCGGCCCAATCCGCCCTGCGGCATATCGTGGCTGACCCGCAGCAATCGCCCGCCCGCTCCCCGCGTTAGGAGGAGCCCATCGGGGAACCAGCCCCGGCCGAGGCATATCATGGCGTTGACCCTCGCGTACTGCCCGCCTCCCCGGCGTCACGGGGAAGCCAAGGGGGTAGTGTGCGAATGCTCAAGCGACGTTCCCGCCCCCAGTCGAAGTGACGGAGCTGGACGAGATGAGCAACCAGGCGAACGGCATTCCCACCTCGGGTTCATTAGGACCGGCGTTGGTCGGGCGGCTTTACACCCTTGATGAGGCGGCCGCCCAGATCCATGCCAGCGTGAAAGCCGCAGCCTTGCGCGCCGCCATCGCCGATGGCCGACTTGCTGCGAGGAAGATCGGGCGAACGCTACTGATCGCCGGAGAAGACCTCAACGCCTACCTGGAGGAGTGCCGCACATGTCCCGCACCAGCCAAGGCCCCAGGCTCAGATTATTCGGCCCCGATGATCGGCACGGCGCCAAGCCTCGCAAGGGGTTCCGGGAATACCGGTGGTACGTTCTCTGGCAGGAAGGAGGGCAACGGCGCGAGCGTGCGACGGGCCTTGACCACCGCGCAACGGCTGAAGAAAGGGAAGCCGCCCTCTCCGCCTTCCTCGACGAACAGGACCGGGGCCGACGGCCAAGCGGCCCCCGTCATCCCGATCAAATGACCGTAGCCGAGGCCCTGACACTCTATGGGGAGAACCACGCCCCAACCACGTCATGCCCGGAGCGCATTGGCTATACCATCGAGGCCCTGACGCCATGGTGGGGGGAGGCCAAGATATCGGCCATCACCGCCGCCGCTTGCCGACGCTACCTCGCGGATCGTAAAGCCGCCATCGCCAAGGCCCGAGCGGATCAGCGCGCCCTTGTCGAAGCGCGGTACCGCGAGCAAGACAAAGCCCCACCACCGCCGCTCAAGCGCCTGGAAGCGTCCGACGGAACCATCCGGCGCGAGTTGGGCACCTTGCGCGCCGCCGTCAACTGGTGCCACCTGGAGGGCTATTTGGTGCAGCCGCCAGCGGTATGGCTTCCAGATCGCCCCCAGTCAAAGGAACGGTGGCTGACCCGCCAGGAGGCCGCCAAGCTGATCCGCGCAGCCCGCAAGATCGAACGCTCCAACAAGTACCTCCCCCTGTTCATCCTGATCGGGCTGTACACCGGCGCCCGCAAGGAAGCGATCCTTGGCCTACAGTGGCAGCCCAACACCGTCGGCGGCCGGATTGATCTGGAGCGGGGCCTTATCGACTACCGCAAGCCGGGCCAGGCGCAGACCGCCAAGCGGCGGACAGCCATTCCCATTCCGCCCAGGCTCCGCCCCTTCCTTGAGGCGGCCCGGCGCCGCACACGGCAATATGTCTTGGAATACCGCGCCCCCACGACTGAGGAGCGGGAGCGGGGCATCGTCGCCATTCCGATCAAGGACACCAAGAAGGCGATTGCCAGCGCTGCCCGTGCCGCAAACCTTACCGACGTGACCCCGCACACGCTACGTCACTCCGCCGTGACTTGGCTGGTTCAGAGCGGCGTGCCTCTGTGGGAGGTGGCGCAGTGGGTCGGAATGTCGGTGGAGATGATCGAGAGGGTCTATGGCCACCACGCGCCGGATCGGTTCCAGCGGGTGTTGGGGGCGCAACGGTGAGCGGGTGATGAAACTCTTCGACGCCTTCGTCGTGAAACAATTTCATTCTTTTCACGCACTCATTTCTCAGGCAGAATCCGGGGCCATGAGATAGCGAACGCATCTAATGCACCGTTAGGGTAACTTGACCAACTGGTTCGACAGTTGTATCAAGCGCGACGTTTTGCAACGCCACGCTCCCGTGGGAGGGAATTCGACGCTATGACTCGGAAAGCAGCCCGGAATGCGGCTGATTATCCCTTGCCGATGCCAATCGGCCTTTCGCGAAAGGCCGTGTACGAGATCGGCAACGATGCAGCCGATCTGTTCGGAATGGGCTCCTCAGGCATGCCTCCCGATGAGGCACTCGAACAACTGGAAGAAATTGTGGCTCGCCTCGGCGGCGATATCATACGCCTTGGCTTTGCCGAATTGACGGCGCAAGAGATGCGCGTCGGCTCGATCGAAATTCACAGCGAGGAAGAGTTCGATATCTACCTGCTGGATGAAGTCGGCATGGGGCCGATTGCTGCGCGCGAAACGCTGGCACACGAGCTGGGTCATTACATTTTACACCACCCTCTTTCTGACGACGGGACATTGAGGGCCAACCACATGGGTGAAGGCCCCTCCCAGCAGGCAGAAAACGAGGCAACTTGGTTTGCTGAAGCTCTGCTTTTGCCCGATGCCGCTCTGCGTGACGCTGCACAGAAGACCAATGCGGCTAAGGTATTAGCCAGGATTTTCTGCGTGTCCGAGGCGACCGTCCGAAATCGTGCTCGGGCTCTGGATGTCAAAGTCAGCTAGGACTAAAGATAAGCCCAACGGGAAACGAAAAGAGCGGGGGGCCGATGGCTTCCCGCATTGGGCGCTTCGCATGTTTTTTAGCGTGGATATGGTCGGGTCAACCGCCTACAAGCACGCAAGCCTACCAACCTCCCCAGAGCCGAAGCGCCGCCGACTAGCCTCGAAACCCGATCTACCTGGACCTCACTGGCTTCCAACATTTGCGGAATTTTATAGCGCATTCAGCGAGGAGTTGGACCAGGCTTGGCAAGTGGGCCTGAGACAAGTTCAAGCCGCAGGCGACCGCGCAATTCCCATCGGCCAAGGCAAGAAGCCGGAATTCTGGAAATCGGCTGGCGACGAACTATTATTTCACTGCCTCGTGACATCGCCAAGCCATGCAGGCTTCTGCCTCGATGCCTTTCGGTTAGCGATCATCAATTACCGCGCGAAGTTGGCAAAGGCTAATCGCCGACTAAACCTGAAAGCTACCGCGTGGCTGGCAGGCTTCCCCGTGAATAACATTGAAGTTGTAGTTGGCGCTGAACCGGATTGGCTGCGCGAATTAACCCCTGCGCTTGCAGATGATCACATCACAAGGATGCTGCTGCGCACACGAAACAAACTCAATGGCAGCAAAAACGATAGCGGGCAACTGGAATTCATCGGCCCTCAGATGGATTTGGGATTTCGGCTAGCCGCTCATGCCACCCCGCGCCATATGGTTATTTCAGCAGATCTCGTCTATCTCCTGGTTGAAAATCACCTGGACTCGTATGGGTTCCAGGTAAACCACTACAAAACAGAGTCCGCCAGCGAAGCAATTCGCCTTGATGGCTCTCACCCGCTCAAGGGAATCCTTGGAGGAACTCCTTATCCAATATTTTGGATTGACTGCGATCCGAACGAATTGAATAAGGCTGAAGATCGCATGCTGGACCCTCAACGCCTTGGAAAGGGTGACATAAAAGACTATTGCGAAGCTTTTTTCAGGGCATGTGGCGAACGGTGGATGGTACGCCCCTTTATTTGGGATCAAGCGGCAGGAAAGGCCGTATGTGGAAGTGAGCCGGAAGGCCACGACGAAGTGCGCAAAGGATACTGTTCTTACCTTGAAGGGCGAGAACGTGCCCTTGAGAGCAAGCTTGCCGATGACAGCGGTGGAGATCGCGCAGACAGGCCAGAAAAGATATCTGAGCGCCTTCAGGCCGCAGCAAGCCGAGGGGCGAAATCGGAAGTTGGACACCCCAAAGGCCAAGGGGAACTTCCAAGTGGTTCGCCGCCATCCGAGGAATAGCCGCTTCCAATCAGATAGATTTAGCATCCCCCTCACATCCCCCGAACGAAAGGGGATGAACCGAAATCAAGCCGATTTAGCCTGTCTGAACGGGGCCGAAATCTAAGGGTTTCCGCGAACCTGACCTAGGCGCCCAATGTTCTGGAGGCAGGGGCCGGAGGTTCGAATCCTCTCACTCCGACCATCGACAAGCCGCAGAGTTCTGCGGTTTGTCGATGGGTCCGCGAAGCAAATCCAGACCAGCCATTGAATTTGCGGGACAATTGCAGGACACTGAGCCGTTTGGCACTGTCCCGGAGTGTCCCCCAGTGGCGACCATCACAAAACGCTTCAATCGCGACGGCGAATTGATCGGCTGGCAGGCGAAGATTCGCCGGCACGGCTTCCCCACCCAATCCAAGACCTTCGACCGCAAGACCGATGCTGATGCCTGGGCGCGAAGCCTTGAGGGCGAGATGGATCGTGGCGCCTTCATCGATCGCCGTCCGGCGGAACAGATGACCCTAGCCGACGCCATCCGGCACTACCTTGATGCCGTCGCCCCGACCCACAAGGGAGCCGACGTTGAAGCCGCCCGCCTGGGACGGTTCCTGCGCGAGGAACCGGACCTGTGTCGCTACGCCCTGTCGAATCTGCGCACCCACCACATCGAGGACTACCGTGATCGCCGCCTCGAAGCCGTGGCGCCGGGCAGCCTCTGCCGCGAGATCAACCTGCTGCATGCGGTACTGGAATCGGTGCGGCGCCGCGTCGGCCTAGTGGACAACCCGGTATCGCACGTCCGCCGCCCAAAAGTGAACGACGAGCGCGATGTCCGACTCTCCCTCGACGAAGAAGCACAGCTTCTGTCGGCCCTGGATGCCACCAGGAACCCCTGGATCAAGCCGTTCGTGATCGTCGCCCTGGAAACCGCCATGCGGCGTGGCGAGATGCTGGCGCTCCGCTGGGAGCATGTGGACCTGGTGCAGCAGACCGCCCATTTGCCCGAGACCAAGAACGGCAAGGGCCGTACCGTCCCCCTCAGCAGCCGGGCGGTGAAGACCCTGGAAGCCCTGCCCCGATCAATCGGCGGCGCCGTGTTCCCGGTGTCCTTGGACTCGCTCAAGCACGCCTGGACCCGCGCCCGTGATCGCGCCGGCCTCCACCACTTCCACCTCCACGACCTCCGCCACGAAGCCACCAGCCGCCTTGCCGAGCGAGGCTGGAACATCCTCGAACTGGCAGCCGTCACCGGCCATCAGGATTTGCAGATGCTGAAGCGCTACACCAATCTGAGGGCCGCGGACTTGGCGAAGAAGATGGGGTAGCAAAGAGTGCTGGACGAACTGCCGTGGTGGCCACCCGACCACTCACCCGATTCCAGCCCCACTGCGCGACATTCCCACGACGCCCGCTTCGCGCCCATAGAGGTCATCCTGCGGATCAGTACCGTCCCCCGTTAGCGGCCATTGCGTTGAAGAACTGTCGCAGCGGCTACCATCCTCACGTCAGTCACAATTGGCCAAGAGGAGAACGGCTATGGGACGCTCCGAATTTGATCCATGTGCGAAAGATCAGCGGCCGTGGAACGCGGGCCAAAAGGTTGGCGCCAAGCGTGCGCTGAAG
It encodes the following:
- a CDS encoding tyrosine-type recombinase/integrase, coding for MSRTSQGPRLRLFGPDDRHGAKPRKGFREYRWYVLWQEGGQRRERATGLDHRATAEEREAALSAFLDEQDRGRRPSGPRHPDQMTVAEALTLYGENHAPTTSCPERIGYTIEALTPWWGEAKISAITAAACRRYLADRKAAIAKARADQRALVEARYREQDKAPPPPLKRLEASDGTIRRELGTLRAAVNWCHLEGYLVQPPAVWLPDRPQSKERWLTRQEAAKLIRAARKIERSNKYLPLFILIGLYTGARKEAILGLQWQPNTVGGRIDLERGLIDYRKPGQAQTAKRRTAIPIPPRLRPFLEAARRRTRQYVLEYRAPTTEERERGIVAIPIKDTKKAIASAARAANLTDVTPHTLRHSAVTWLVQSGVPLWEVAQWVGMSVEMIERVYGHHAPDRFQRVLGAQR
- a CDS encoding helix-turn-helix domain-containing protein; the protein is MGVDRIWAAGIEPKLVLYLGAQVMDMRKVMSVPEAGKLLGLCRNSAYRAAERGEIPTLRIGRKLLVPVAAFERLLQGVDRMDRSANQ
- a CDS encoding ImmA/IrrE family metallo-endopeptidase encodes the protein MYEIGNDAADLFGMGSSGMPPDEALEQLEEIVARLGGDIIRLGFAELTAQEMRVGSIEIHSEEEFDIYLLDEVGMGPIAARETLAHELGHYILHHPLSDDGTLRANHMGEGPSQQAENEATWFAEALLLPDAALRDAAQKTNAAKVLARIFCVSEATVRNRARALDVKVS
- a CDS encoding Arc family DNA-binding protein, with protein sequence MPRHRNADESSQLIIRQNKRSKKAENSETGEPNFKLRLKEPIRDALERSANRRGISMNSEASERLESAFFTEEVINFFFRSGTSIEEVLILRRYLVALKQSVELAGDIPERCWVYAPFAGFPLNLDALGEGWQQGNLDAAAFDIPGMALRIRSGVICAAADDIERNGPPILAGRSQEGEERKQALRLWQFKKACRFLNLAIEQDAATELLPRGTVIYLAAKELACDLGRGEAPEIEALAAMKLT
- a CDS encoding integrase, which gives rise to MATITKRFNRDGELIGWQAKIRRHGFPTQSKTFDRKTDADAWARSLEGEMDRGAFIDRRPAEQMTLADAIRHYLDAVAPTHKGADVEAARLGRFLREEPDLCRYALSNLRTHHIEDYRDRRLEAVAPGSLCREINLLHAVLESVRRRVGLVDNPVSHVRRPKVNDERDVRLSLDEEAQLLSALDATRNPWIKPFVIVALETAMRRGEMLALRWEHVDLVQQTAHLPETKNGKGRTVPLSSRAVKTLEALPRSIGGAVFPVSLDSLKHAWTRARDRAGLHHFHLHDLRHEATSRLAERGWNILELAAVTGHQDLQMLKRYTNLRAADLAKKMG